In a genomic window of Spirosoma agri:
- a CDS encoding RagB/SusD family nutrient uptake outer membrane protein, whose protein sequence is MNYITKCLSFSLLLGTTMIACNSDFLDTKPLDKVSGDAVWADRALSEAFVTDVYNGIRDGLLDQMSFDCQTDNALYSFGKQDVNEANVSPSNTGTVKSTMEWGAVYARIRAANIALSKLAKPTFDNSGDLAGRMRGEMYFMRAYFYNQLLRYYGAVPIIKSAYTLDEGDFTVGRNTYEECVNAIVTDLDSATTLLKGRSMAAGRATMGASMALKARVLLYAASDLHDIPTAKAKSSVIASFAKPELLGYVSGDRTARWKKAQDAAKAVMDLNQYGYKLNLSAPVTAAEGQQNYVNLSLSQNGGEADGIFLKYYIRASNDDWGSWFPRNNMPNGYHGWTSSEPTQQMVDNYEMMDGTKFDWNNATHAAAPYENRDPRFYASILYDGAQWKPRTPDGAGIDPAGQIQMGEYEVGTSAAPTKFSGLDTRNSTIENWNGTWTGYAIRKFFNTDVSIVDQNIRQEIPSIQIRYTEVVLNYAETCLMLGQEAEAKKWINAVRFRAGMPAITETGSALMTRYQNERNVEMFMEDQRFYDVRRWMIAPTVLGQQARIIAITGKLKSGKSVTTYKYSKDNYTYTYKVQDLGTGKENRKWADKIYFLPISRDEINRNNKLIQNPGYE, encoded by the coding sequence ATGAATTATATAACCAAGTGTCTATCGTTTAGCCTGCTGTTGGGCACAACGATGATCGCCTGTAACTCCGATTTCCTGGACACGAAACCGCTCGATAAAGTATCGGGTGACGCTGTCTGGGCCGACCGTGCCCTCTCCGAAGCTTTCGTAACGGATGTGTACAACGGTATCCGGGATGGTTTACTGGATCAGATGAGTTTTGACTGCCAGACCGATAACGCCCTGTATAGCTTTGGCAAACAGGACGTGAACGAAGCAAACGTTAGTCCATCGAACACGGGTACGGTTAAAAGTACGATGGAATGGGGAGCTGTCTACGCTCGAATCCGGGCTGCCAACATTGCCCTGTCGAAACTGGCCAAGCCTACGTTCGATAATAGCGGTGATCTGGCCGGACGGATGCGGGGCGAGATGTACTTTATGCGCGCCTATTTCTACAACCAGCTACTGCGTTATTATGGGGCTGTTCCTATCATCAAATCGGCTTACACGCTGGATGAGGGGGATTTTACGGTTGGTCGTAACACGTACGAAGAGTGCGTCAACGCTATCGTGACCGATCTGGATTCGGCTACAACGCTGTTGAAAGGTCGGAGCATGGCCGCTGGTCGGGCTACAATGGGCGCTTCGATGGCCCTTAAGGCACGGGTTCTGTTGTATGCTGCCAGTGATTTGCACGACATTCCAACGGCTAAGGCCAAGTCGAGTGTCATTGCCAGTTTCGCTAAGCCTGAACTGTTGGGTTACGTGAGTGGCGATCGGACAGCCCGCTGGAAAAAAGCACAGGACGCAGCCAAGGCTGTTATGGACCTGAACCAGTATGGCTATAAACTGAACCTGTCTGCTCCCGTTACGGCTGCCGAAGGTCAGCAGAACTACGTAAACCTGTCGCTGTCGCAGAACGGTGGAGAAGCCGATGGTATTTTCCTGAAATACTACATTCGGGCGTCTAACGACGACTGGGGTTCCTGGTTCCCGCGTAACAACATGCCGAACGGATACCACGGCTGGACATCCAGCGAACCGACTCAGCAGATGGTGGATAACTACGAGATGATGGATGGTACCAAGTTCGACTGGAACAACGCAACCCATGCCGCAGCGCCTTACGAAAACCGCGATCCCCGCTTCTACGCGTCGATCCTGTATGATGGTGCGCAGTGGAAACCCCGTACGCCCGATGGCGCTGGTATCGATCCCGCTGGTCAGATTCAGATGGGTGAATACGAAGTGGGTACCTCGGCTGCTCCAACCAAGTTTTCGGGCTTGGACACGCGGAATAGCACGATCGAAAACTGGAACGGTACCTGGACTGGCTACGCCATCCGTAAGTTTTTCAACACCGACGTTTCTATTGTGGATCAGAACATCCGTCAGGAAATTCCTTCCATCCAGATTCGTTACACGGAAGTTGTACTGAACTACGCCGAAACCTGTTTGATGCTGGGTCAGGAAGCAGAGGCCAAAAAATGGATCAATGCTGTTCGCTTCCGGGCTGGTATGCCAGCCATCACCGAAACGGGTTCTGCGCTGATGACGCGCTACCAGAATGAGCGGAACGTTGAAATGTTTATGGAAGATCAGCGTTTCTACGACGTTCGCCGGTGGATGATCGCGCCAACCGTACTCGGCCAGCAAGCCCGGATCATTGCAATCACGGGTAAACTAAAGTCGGGTAAGTCGGTCACGACCTACAAGTATAGCAAAGACAACTATACCTATACGTACAAAGTACAGGACTTAGGAACGGGTAAAGAGAATCGGAAATGGGCCGATAAGATTTACTTCTTGCCGATCAGCCGGGACGAAATCAACCGGAATAACAAGCTGATTCAGAACCCAGGTTACGAATAG